Below is a genomic region from Methyloceanibacter stevinii.
GGTTCGCATCGAGCGAATCGTCTCGACCGGCCAGGCAACGCCTGACGGCGAGTGGTACGATCAGAGCCGCGACGAGTTCGTGTTGCTTGTCTCGGGGGCGGCTCGCTTGCGCATCGACGGCGAAAGCCGCGACCGCGAACTCGCGCCCGGAGATTGGCTGCTGCTGCCCGCTCATTGCCGTCACCTTGTGACCTGGACACAGGCCGAGCCGCCCACCATATGGTTGGCAGTCCACTTTGATGCGGCGCCGGCAGGCGCCGGCGATAAGGAGTAACTCCTATGGAAGCGACGTGGATGCCCCACAGCGAGCACGGCGAGATTCACGACCGTGCCGAACTTCCCGAAAGCGTGTACGCCTTTCCCCGCCAGCGCAAAGAGCCGCTGACGGACGCGACGCATGTGAAGAATGCGCTGGCCCGTTTCGATCAAGTCGAGGGAGTCTCGGACGCCGACCGGGATCTTGCCTTCGCCAACATAAAGAAAGCCGCGGCTCACTACGGCGTCGAGTTGCACGAGAACAATTGGCGGGAGCTCGGGCGCTAGGCGCGGGGCCCGTTTATCGGTGAAGAATCAGCAGCCCTATCAGGAGCGTGAGTGGGGTCAGGATGTCCCACCAGAAGATCGGCCCGGCATTGTTGATGGCGAAGTTTCGACGCTTGATCATGTCGGCGATGTGGACCGATGCCGCGCTCCACAGGAAGCCCGCCGCCATGAAGGTCATCGCCCACGCTGCTTCCGGCCCCAGGATGGATGCCGCGATAGCACCAAGGCCGATGCCGAGATTGGCGCCGGCAATTTCCTTCTGAAAGGGGCTCGGGGGCCAGCCGATGGACTGGGCGACATGATCGGCGAACACGGCATGGGAAAACGCGGCCCATAGACTGGGCACACCAAGCCCGAGGGACAGCATCCATTGCAAAGTCGGCCCAAGGCTCTCGGCTCCAAACGGCTGAGGGACCTCGAGAAAGCCGAGCGTGAGGGCGGCCGCATAGCAGAGAGCGGGAAGCGCGGCGATCAGTTGCTTCATGGGTCCGACGCTCCAAGAGGTGAATGATGAAACGAACGACTGATTCGGAGACCACTTCGATGGCTGCAGGCTATCAGAAATCCTATTCGTTGCGCGCGCCGTTGCGGATCGATCTGCAAAGCCGGGCGAGCAAGCAGGATCCATACTCGTTCTTTGCAGGTCTTCGCGAGGCGGGCCCTGTCGTCCCATTGAAGCTGCCTTTCGTCGGAAAGGTCTGGGCGACCACGACCTACGAGGCCACGGCCGCCATGCTGAAGGACAATGCGCTGTTCGTGCAGGAAGGCCGCCATGCGGGCAAGTCCGGTGTCGCGGGGCTGTCCTGGTGGATGCCGCACGCCATCAAGGTTCTCAGCAACAACATGCTGCTCAAGGACGAGCCTGATCATCGGCGCTTGCGCAAGCTGGTGGACCAAGCCTTTCAGCGGCGGCTCGTCCGGGACATGCGCGCCGAGATCGAGGGTCTGGCCGACCGGATTCTCGACGACATCGACGGGGTCGATGAAATCGACCTAGTGGGTTCTTACGCGCGCCGGTTTCCATTGGAAGTCATCTGCTGGCTTCTGGGCCTGCCGGAGGAGAACCGTGGCAAGTTCGAGGAATGGGCGGGGCACATGACGTCCGCCTTGCGCGGGTTCGCCGCGATACGGGTCGTGTTCACGATGCCGGGCGTCGTGAATTACGTCCGTGAACAGATCGAAGAGTGCCGTCGAAACCCGCGCGAAGGACTCATCAGCGAACTGGTTCGCGCGGAGCAGGACGGCGACAAGCTCAGCGAGGATGAGCTGCTGTCGATGGTGTTCCTGCTGCTGTTTGCGGGATTCGAAACGACGACGCATCTCATCGCCGACAGCGTGATTGCGCTGGAGCAGAATCCTGCGCAGAAGGCGTTCCTGTTTGCCGACCCGGCGACGCGCATGGAGCGCGCGGTCGAAGAGCTCGGCCGCTTCATGACGCCGGTGCAGAGCACCAAGCCGCGCTACGTGGCGCGGGACTGCGAGTTCTTCGGCCAGAAACTTCAGCGCGGCGAGAACATTGTCGGCCTCCTGGCGGCCGCGAATTCAGACCCGGCCGCGTTCGACGGACCGGACACGCTGAAGCTCGACCGCCTGCCCAATCCGCATCTCGTATTCGGGACGGGCATCCACTTTTGTCTCGGCATGCAGCTTGCGCGCGTGGAGGCGCAATCGGCGCTGTCCCGGCTCTATGGGCGCTATCCCGACCTGGAGCTCGCGGCGCCGGACGATCTTCCCTGGATCGAACGCTTCGGACTGCGCGGGGTGTTCGCGCTGCCGGTGCGGTTGAACGCCGGTAGCCGCCGAAAGGCGGCGTAACTGCTAGTCGTCGTAGTGGCAGCCTTCCTGAGCGTTCCACACCTGTCCGGCCGGACAGCCGCGCGAGCCTTTGGTGGAACCCTGGTAGGCGCCTTGGACGCACTTGTCGCCTTGGACGCGATAGCCCGGGCCACAGAAGCCTGCGGCCTCGCTCTTCTTGATGCACCGTCCTTCGAGCAGGATCGAGCGCGGCCCGCATCTCTTCTTGATGAGCACCAGCGGCGGGCCGGACCGCATCGCTTCCAACGACTGGGGCAGTCCCGCACCCACGTCGCCGGCGGGGAAGGCCTGGGCGGCCGACGCCGCAATCAACAGTGCGAGCGTCATCGTGGCGAGGCGTAGGGCCCTCATCGGCATTGGCGTGTCCTTCCGATCGTTAGGTGGAGTGTTCGAATCGCTGCCGGCCGGCAGCGTATTATCCGTCATGTACTAGCGTGGGCCGGATTGCAACCGGCGTCGACTTGAACGCTCAGCAAAGCGCGGTCCAGACAACCACCGCGCTCGCAATCAGATAGATCGACAGTGCCCAGACGGCCCAGCGGCGGTCCTGCGCCTTGGTCTCCGCTTCGCTGGCCTCGCCGCGCCAGGATGTGGCGACGACGCGCGCCAAGGCGACGATGATGAAGAGGTAGGCGAGCATGAAAATCTTGTCGATCATCATGAGGTAGTCGACATCCGGCAGCGACGATGTCGCCGTCAGCTGGATCGCCACCAGGGTCAGCAAGGCGGTGATGCCAAGGCCGATCCGGCCCTCGACATAAACGGGGCGCACGAAATAGACGAGCAGGGCGCACACCACGATCAGGGCGATAGGGATGAAGGTTTTGATCGACATAGCGACCATGGGACGCGTCACCGGGATCGAGAGGACGATGCGCGAGTAGGGCTCGGCATCGGACACGGACAGATCGCCGAAGTTCGTCGGATAGGTGTTTGTCGTAATCTTCATCGTGGGCGTTCCCACGTGGAAGCCCGGCAGTGTGATCACGGGATCGACGATGACGGGCGTCTTGCCGTCGGGCGCGTAGACCTGGTCCCCGGTGCCGGCGAGCGTATCCTCCATGATGACCGTGAGGTGCTGGGTGTCGAAGGGGAACGTCGCGAGCTGAAATTTCGTCGAGAAGAGCCCCTGATAGCGGAGGATCGAGTAGTAGCCGCCGTCGGGCATCCGTTCGGGTTCTTCGGTGAGCGCCTCGCGCAGATTGTCGTCCGACGCGAACCGGTTCATGAACTCCATGCTCTTGGAGGGATCGATGTCCGGCGACGTCCAACGGAACCAGACATACAGATCGATGACGTAGTTGTTCGCCTTGAAGTCGAGTTGCTGAATGTCGTTGATATAGGCGCCGACGACGACTTCCTCGGGACCGGGCGCCGGCGCGCCTTTGATCGCCTGCTGCACCGGCTTCGGGACGCTGGCCGGCGGTGTCTGGGCCATCGCCATCGGCAAGGTTGCTGCGGCCGTGCAAATGAAGGCGACGAGGGATGCCGCGATTACGGCAGCGGCGCGCGGCGCGGTGCGGCACAAGGCGTGAAGCAAGGAAGCCAGATGGTGGCTTTGCTCCGCTCGTCTAGGCGCCAGGGCCATCGAGTTGCTCCTTCAGCCAGGTGCTCATGCGCAGGCGCATGCTCTTGTACGCCACGCGCAGCATCCGGCCCATGTTCATGAAGCCGTGCACCGTGCCTTCATAGCACTCGTATTCAACCGGAACACCTGCGGCCGCGAGCCGTTGGGCATACTCGAAGCCCTCGTCGCGGAAGGGGTCGAAGCCGGCCGTAATGATGAGCGTAGGCGGCAGGCCGGAATCGTCCTCGTACAGCGCCGGAATCGCGCGCGGGTCCGCAATCGGCCAGGCCAGACCGAAATAGTGGTTGAAGAACCAGTAGAGCATGTCCTCGGGGATTGGGAACTGATCGACGAGGTCTTTGCGCGAGGGCTGTTTCGCGCGCAGGTCCAGGGCCGGGTAGATCAGGAGTTGGGCCGCCGCGGGCGCCACGAGCCGGCCCTTGGTCTCGTGCAACGCGACGGCGGCAAGCGACCCGCCCGCACTGTCACCGGCAACGGCGATGCGCGCCGGGTCGATGGACAGCTCGGGCGCGGCTGCGGTCAGCCACTTGAGGGCCGCGACGCCGTCGTAGACTGCAGCCGGGAACGGGTGCTCTGGCGCGAGGCGGTAGTCGACGGAAAACACCGTTGCGCCAGTATCGAGGCAGAGGGCCCGGCAGAGCGTGTCATGGGTATCGATATCGCCGAGCACACCGCCGCCGCCATGGAAGAAGAGGATGCCAGCGCCGCTGGGGACCGGGGCGATATATTCGCGGATGGGAATGGCGCCCGCGGGCGTCTCGATCTCCAGGTCCCGCGTGGACCCGATCTCGATCAGGCCGACATCGGTCTTGGAGATCGAGCGGCGATATTCCGCCCGAGCGGTCTCATGGTCCATCTGCCACAGAGGCTTGGTCGTGGATGACGAAACCCAAAAGAGCAGCGCCTCGGTCTCGCGGTCTAGTTTCACCGGTGCCCGTCCTGATGGTCCAATACGATATTGAATGCCGCGCGCAGCAAGGAAGAAAAGCGACACCGTACCTAACGGACTTGCGCCCCTCGGGTAAAGCTTTTCGGTGCTCTAAAGCCAGCCCAACCGCGACTAAAGCAGGTCTCTACATAAGCCCTTCTGACGAAGATTGAAGAGGCTTGGGGTGTGTTTCTCGCTACACCTTCTCAGGAACCGTCGAAACGTCCCGGATAGTTCGCGGCGCGTCCTGTTCAGCTTTGGGCCGGGGGACGCGCTGCATACGCGCGATGAGAGGCCGAGACAAGGTCCGGCCTCTCTTGCATTCCGCAGTGCCGATTGCGGATCAGTTGAGATAGCGGCTGTTCACCCAGCCGGTGGTGCCGTCCTTGGCGATCTTGAACCAGCGTCCGCGCTTGGCGATGACTTCGACGAAGCACGTGTGGTTCGTCAGCCGTCCGACGATCGCGTAGCTTGCGCTGGGGCCCGAGCGAACATTCAGCACGTCGTTCGAGGCGACGCCAACGACGCAGCGGAAAGCCGGGTCGTCGGCGTCTCCGCGCTGGCCGCCGCCATGGTCGCCATCGCCGCCTTCGTCTCGCTTCCTCAGATAGGCCGAATGGACGAAGCCGCCCCGGCCATGGTCGACCCAAATCCAGTTCCCCTCTCGGCGGCCGGTGACGACACCGCATTCGCCGGGCCGGATAAAGCCCACAATGTTGTAGCTGGAGGCAGGGCCGGTGCGGATATTGAGCACGTCGTTGCTCGCGACGCCGGAGACGCAAGCCGCCTGGGCATCGGTGAGCGTCGCGGGAGCCGAGATGGCAAAGAACGCAGCGCCAAGGGTGAGTGCGGCCAGCAGACGGCCGGAATTTGCGAACAGGGTTTTCATGGTCGTTGCCTCTCTCAATTTGGTTTCCGTCGATACGGAGGGAACTTGGATGGCCAAGGACTGGCCGATGAGGAGAAGCTAATCGGGCGCTGCGGCAGGCTCGATAGGGTGGATCCCCTATTTCGGTGCGTGTGAGGCGGGGTCTTTGCCGGCGACGGATGTTGGCCTATGCAACTACCCCAGCGGCGATCACGCGCCCGTCCGAAGGATCGGCATTGGAGACGAAGCATGAGCAAGACGCTCCCGAATTCTCCCGCGGAGACGGTCGAGATCTCTTCGAGCGAGCTCCGGTCGGCGCTCGATACGGCGCTCAAACTTGCCGGGAAGTTCGGCTTCTGGGAGGCGCCATACAAGGATGCCGCTACGACCTTCGAGGAGATGGACGAGTTCGACATCTTCTACTGGGTCTACAAGGCAGCCAACCCGGTCACCCTTATGGAGGACGGTGTTGCCGATTTGCTCACGACCGACAGCAGCATTGTCGCGCTCCCGCAGGGGTTCGAGAAACAGCACGTCGTTACGATGGGCGCGGCGGGCGACATCCTTCAGTTGCAAGCCGATGGCTTACGCTATTCGAGCGATCACCTCTTTGGCAATATCGCCGACCTGCTGTTCGACCAGTCGATCTCGTTTGCGAATTTGGAGTCGCCTATCACCACGCAGCCTTTGCAAAAGGAAGTCGTGAGCGACAGGGGGGCGCCTGTTCAATGTTGCTCGGAGGCGCAGTTCGACGTTCTCAAGGGCTACAAGGGCAAGACCTTCACGGCCCTCAACTTCGCGAACAACCATACGTTCGACTATGGCGTCGAAGGAATCGAAACGACCCAGGCTGTTTTTTCCAAGAATGACATTGCCGATATCGGCACGAACCGGGCTCGGGCCGAGTATGGCCGGGCTCAGGTGCTCATCAAGGACGGCATCAAGATCGGTTTCGCGTCCGCAACCTTCGGTCTCAATGGACGCGAACTGCCGGACGACGAGAAATACCGGATCCATGTGTCGCGGTTGAGTTCGAAGCTCGTGGAGCCCGAGCTCGATCTCGTGAAGCGGCAAATCGACGACTGCAAGAGCCAAGACTGCGACTTCATCATCGCGTCCTTGCACTGGGGCTGGGAGTTCGAGTTCTTCCCGCGCAGGAGCCAAGTCGTCGCGGCGCACGAGCTCATCGAGTACGGTGCGGACGCCATTATTGGCGGCCATCCGCACGTCGTTCAGCCGGTCGAGTATTACCGCACCAAGAGAGACAGCCGGCGTGTCGCCGTCATCGCCTATTCGCTGGGGACGCTGACATGGGGCTTCGACGCGCCCTATATCGCTTTGAGCATCGTCTTGAATCTTGGCCTTGCCAAAGGGTGTCTCGACGGAGAGCAAAGAACGTATATCGAAGGGGCGTGTGTGACGCCGGTGTTTCGGCGTTCCGTCGACAATTCCGGCACGCTGGAGACGCGGATCGAGAAGCTCTCCGACCACC
It encodes:
- a CDS encoding alpha/beta hydrolase; this encodes MKLDRETEALLFWVSSSTTKPLWQMDHETARAEYRRSISKTDVGLIEIGSTRDLEIETPAGAIPIREYIAPVPSGAGILFFHGGGGVLGDIDTHDTLCRALCLDTGATVFSVDYRLAPEHPFPAAVYDGVAALKWLTAAAPELSIDPARIAVAGDSAGGSLAAVALHETKGRLVAPAAAQLLIYPALDLRAKQPSRKDLVDQFPIPEDMLYWFFNHYFGLAWPIADPRAIPALYEDDSGLPPTLIITAGFDPFRDEGFEYAQRLAAAGVPVEYECYEGTVHGFMNMGRMLRVAYKSMRLRMSTWLKEQLDGPGA
- a CDS encoding DUF6582 domain-containing protein, yielding MEATWMPHSEHGEIHDRAELPESVYAFPRQRKEPLTDATHVKNALARFDQVEGVSDADRDLAFANIKKAAAHYGVELHENNWRELGR
- a CDS encoding DUF6790 family protein, with protein sequence MKQLIAALPALCYAAALTLGFLEVPQPFGAESLGPTLQWMLSLGLGVPSLWAAFSHAVFADHVAQSIGWPPSPFQKEIAGANLGIGLGAIAASILGPEAAWAMTFMAAGFLWSAASVHIADMIKRRNFAINNAGPIFWWDILTPLTLLIGLLILHR
- a CDS encoding cytochrome P450 family protein encodes the protein MAAGYQKSYSLRAPLRIDLQSRASKQDPYSFFAGLREAGPVVPLKLPFVGKVWATTTYEATAAMLKDNALFVQEGRHAGKSGVAGLSWWMPHAIKVLSNNMLLKDEPDHRRLRKLVDQAFQRRLVRDMRAEIEGLADRILDDIDGVDEIDLVGSYARRFPLEVICWLLGLPEENRGKFEEWAGHMTSALRGFAAIRVVFTMPGVVNYVREQIEECRRNPREGLISELVRAEQDGDKLSEDELLSMVFLLLFAGFETTTHLIADSVIALEQNPAQKAFLFADPATRMERAVEELGRFMTPVQSTKPRYVARDCEFFGQKLQRGENIVGLLAAANSDPAAFDGPDTLKLDRLPNPHLVFGTGIHFCLGMQLARVEAQSALSRLYGRYPDLELAAPDDLPWIERFGLRGVFALPVRLNAGSRRKAA
- a CDS encoding CapA family protein, with product MSKTLPNSPAETVEISSSELRSALDTALKLAGKFGFWEAPYKDAATTFEEMDEFDIFYWVYKAANPVTLMEDGVADLLTTDSSIVALPQGFEKQHVVTMGAAGDILQLQADGLRYSSDHLFGNIADLLFDQSISFANLESPITTQPLQKEVVSDRGAPVQCCSEAQFDVLKGYKGKTFTALNFANNHTFDYGVEGIETTQAVFSKNDIADIGTNRARAEYGRAQVLIKDGIKIGFASATFGLNGRELPDDEKYRIHVSRLSSKLVEPELDLVKRQIDDCKSQDCDFIIASLHWGWEFEFFPRRSQVVAAHELIEYGADAIIGGHPHVVQPVEYYRTKRDSRRVAVIAYSLGTLTWGFDAPYIALSIVLNLGLAKGCLDGEQRTYIEGACVTPVFRRSVDNSGTLETRIEKLSDHLDGASGLHCPEYIARMKRYADLVLGPGVEWAGPAE
- a CDS encoding SH3 domain-containing protein; this encodes MKTLFANSGRLLAALTLGAAFFAISAPATLTDAQAACVSGVASNDVLNIRTGPASSYNIVGFIRPGECGVVTGRREGNWIWVDHGRGGFVHSAYLRKRDEGGDGDHGGGQRGDADDPAFRCVVGVASNDVLNVRSGPSASYAIVGRLTNHTCFVEVIAKRGRWFKIAKDGTTGWVNSRYLN
- a CDS encoding cupin domain-containing protein, whose translation is MPLERDGRVLSGALNVGLPAGPQTEELFDGIFESPGVRIERIVSTGQATPDGEWYDQSRDEFVLLVSGAARLRIDGESRDRELAPGDWLLLPAHCRHLVTWTQAEPPTIWLAVHFDAAPAGAGDKE